One genomic window of Glycine soja cultivar W05 chromosome 9, ASM419377v2, whole genome shotgun sequence includes the following:
- the LOC114367206 gene encoding abietadienol/abietadienal oxidase-like — translation MRENISESWLLVMSTVILATAIFAKLFQFKLRTEDKSKCRLPPGRRGWPLIGDSINWYNAVASSHPPQFVEEMVKRYGKIFSCSLFGKWAVVSADPSFNRFVMQNEGKLFKSSYPKSFRDLVGKNGVITVQGDQQRKLHGIASNMMRLEKLKFHFLNDVQKVMLQTLSNFNNNQVILLQDVCRKVAIHLMVNQLLGVSSESQVNEMSQLFSDFVDGCLSIPINIPGYAYHTAMKGREKIIGKINKTIEVHRQNGASIEGNGVLGRLLEEESLPDDAVADFIINLLFAGNETTTKTMLFAVYFLTQCPRAMKQLLDEHDSLRSSNSGDEFLTWQDYKAMTFTQCVIDETLRLGGIAIWLMREAKEDVQYQDFVIPKGCFVVPFLSAVHLDENVYGGALNFNPWRWMEPENEEKRNWRTSSFYAPFGGGARFCPGAELARLQIAFFLHYFVTTYRWTQIKEDRMSFFPSARLVNGFEIRLMRRHDNETD, via the exons atgagagaaaatattTCAGAATCATGGCTATTAGTTATGAGCACTGTGATACTGGCCACTGCAATATTTGCAAAGCTATTTCAATTCAAGTTAAGGACGGAAGATAAAAGCAAATGCAGATTACCACCAGGAAGGAGAGGCTGGCCTTTGATTGGTGACAGCATCAATTGGTACAATGCTGTTGCAAGTtctcatcctcctcagtttgtTGAAGAAATGGTGAAAAG GTATGGTAAGATATTTTCATGCAGCCTATTTGGAAAATGGGCAGTGGTGTCAGCAGATCCAAGCTTCAACCGGTTTGTAATGCAAAATGAAGGAAAGTTATTCAAGTCAAGTTACCCAAAATCTTTCAGAGATTTGGTTGGTAAAAATGGTGTGATCACAGTGCAAGGAGATCAACAAAGGAAACTACACGGAATTGCCTCCAACATGATGCGCCTAGAGAAGCTTAAGTTCCATTTCTTGAATGATGTACAAAAGGTCATGCTCCAAACTTTGAGTAATTTTAACAACAACCAAGTCATTCTTCTTCAGGATGTTTGTAGAAAG GTGGCTATACACTTGATGGTTAATCAACTATTGGGGGTTTCAAGTGAGTCTCAAGTTAATGAAATGTCTCAGTTGTTTTCTGACTTTGTTGATGGTTGTTTATCCATTCCCATCAACATCCCTGGCTATGCATACCACACTGCTATGAAG GGAAGGGAGAAAATCATTGGCAAGATAAACAAGACCATAGAGGTACACAGACAAAATGGTGCTTCCATTGAAGGTAATGGTGTACTTGGAAGATTATTAGAGGAAGAAAGCTTGCCTGATGATGCTGTTGCAGACTTCATTATCAATCTTCTCTTTGCGGGAAACGAAACAACCACCAAAACAATGCTCTTTGCAGTCTATTTCCTTACTCAATGTCCTAGAGCCATGAAACAACTGCTG GATGAACATGATTCTCTGAGGAGTAGTAATTCTGGAGATGAATTTCTTACATGGCAGGATTATAAAGCAATGACATTCACTCAATGT GTTATTGATGAAACACTAAGACTTGGGGGCATTGCAATTTGGTTAATGAGAGAAGCAAAAGAAGACGTTCAATACCAAG ATTTTGTTATTCCCAAAGGGTGCTTTGTGGTTCCATTTCTTTCAGCAGTCCATTTAGATGAGAATGTATACGGTGGAGCTCTAAATTTCAATCCTTGGAGATGGATGGAACCTGAAAATGAG GAAAAAAGAAATTGGAGAACTagttcattctatgcaccctttgGAGGAGGTGCTAGATTCTGTCCAGGAGCAGAGTTGGCTCGCCTCCAAAttgctttttttcttcattactTTGTAACTACTTACAG ATGGACACAAATCAAAGAAGATAGGATGTCCTTCTTTCCCTCTGCTCGATTGGTGAATGGTTTTGAAATTCGTCTAATGAGAAGACATGATAATGAAACAGATTAA
- the LOC114425232 gene encoding uncharacterized protein LOC114425232 isoform X2: MQEVAGERGGYLHGRGALDSDDLLYLKEQMEAEEDAERLLRRTEKRAFAAFKRAASLADSSPASVPLAFRVEPKPKSGIRQQDLLKKVVEIKPKRPRSDANRKPDHDPSKEKEQSLPRTKKVEEQPLSGSKKAEEHAPLGSQEAEAKPKVESSSGGLLGLAYDSSDDDE, encoded by the exons ATGCAAGAGGTTGCTGGGGAGCGCGGAGGTTACCTTCATGGACGAGGCG CCTTGGACAGTGATGATCTACTTTATCTCAAAGAGCAAATGGAAGCCGAGGAGGATGCAGAACGCCTCCTGCGTCGCACTGAAAAACGGGCATTTGCTGCATTTAAG AGAGCTGCAAGTTTAGCAGATTCTTCACCTGCATCAGTACCACTGGCATTTCGGGTTGAGCCAAAGCCCAAAAGTGGGATCAG GCAGCAAGACTTGCTGAAGAAAGTTGTTGAGATTAAACCTAAGCGGCCAAGATCTGATGCAAATCGTAAGCCTGATCACGATCCTTCGAAAGAGAAAGAGCAGTCTTTGCCAAGAACAAAGAAAGTGGAGGAGCAACCTTTGTCTGGATCAAAGAAAGCAGAGGAACATGCTCCATTGGGGTCACAAGAAGCCGAAGCTAAGCCTAAGGTTGAAAGCTCCAGTGGGGGATTACTGGGCCTGGCATATGATAGTTCTGATGATGATGAATGA
- the LOC114425738 gene encoding uncharacterized protein LOC114425738 isoform X3 yields the protein MRKKLLIETTKGLSFCSNRNFTPKPNHLSYEVCFSVDPLKVQQCGWSHAASVPSEEPEAPKGQKRVPRHERRAMVESFVNNYRAENAGKFPRISDTQKQVGGSYYVIREIIQELEYKSKMNSSNSVKKIFVEKQFDESKLLTTESVNVSSGNIEIANESSVQDDSQSVVLDDKESVNTVYEHLEEKRGPQTSYLERRLSDEVEIMSTPSNHCIAPESNTVEKFSKEPCPSSLDMPNDIKTEEVVSTYSDSFAPEHSQEERKHSPLFSENDGTGYDKAQGHEYDFVHMENHQNVEKKCIKKADCERREQPDLEDLSRELLHSSLLEPNDVKSREAVSNSSDSVTQERHPLKEEIDQFSASFIEKSVSSCSEGQSHDSKFVDMEKHSAFVKKSFEKRYKRNDQDAVDSLKHKIEQSQRSLEYDESKMNSSNKRETSVVVGSQKSTLWGNLKSFATGIINIWKKS from the exons TATCCTATGAGGTATGCTTTTCTGTTGATCCATTGAAAGTCCAGCAGTGTGGATGGTCACACGCTGCTTCTGTCCCTTCTGAGGAACCGGAAGCCCCAAAAGGTCAAAAAAGGGTTCCAAGACATGAAAGGAGAGCTATGGTGGAGTCTTTTGTGAACAA TTATAGAGCAGAGAATGCTGGGAAATTCCCAAGAATATCAGATACCCAGAAACAAGTTGGTGGCAGTTATTATGTTATCCGGGAAATCATTCAGGAGCTAGAATATAAATCTAAAATGAATTCTTCAAACAGTGTGAAGAAGATTTTTGTGGAAAAGCAATTTGATGAGAGTAAACTACTTACCACTGAATCTGTGAATGTTTCGTCCGGTAATATTGAGATTGCAAATGAAAGCTCTGTCCAAGATGATTCTCAATCAGTAGTTTTAGATGACAAGGAGAGTGTTAACACTGTATATGAGCATCTTGAAGAAAAGAGAGGGCCACAGACTTCCTATTTGGAGAGGAGGTTGTCTGACGAGGTTGAAATTATGTCTACACCA AGTAATCATTGTATTGCACCTGAAAGTAATACAGTGGAAAAGTTTTCTAAGGAGCCTTGCCCATCAAGTCTCGATATGCCAAATGATATTAAGACTGAGGAAGTTGTCTCTACTTATTCTGATTCTTTTGCACCTGAACATTCTCAAGAGGAAAGAAAACATTCTCCTTTATTTAGTGAAAATGATGGTACTGGTTATGACAAAGCTCAGGgtcatgaatatgattttgttcaTATGGAAAATCATCAAAATGTGGAGAAAAAATGCATTAAGAAAGCAGATTGTGAGAGAAGGGAGCAACCTGACTTGGAAGACCTGTCTAGAGAGCTTTTGCATTCAAGTCTCCTGGAGCCAAATGATGTGAAGAGTCGGGAAGCTGTATCTAATTCTTCTGATTCGGTTACTCAAGAAAGGCACCCACTTAAAGAAGAAATAGACCAATTTTCTgcttcttttattgaaaaatctGTAAGTAGTTGCAGCGAAGGTCAGAGCCATGATTCCAAGTTTGTTGATATGGAAAAGCATTCAGCATTTGTGAAGAAGAGCTTTGAGAAAAGATACAAGAGAAATGACCAAGATGCTGTGGATAGTTTAAAGCATAAAATAGAGCAATCTCAAAGGTCTTTAGAGTATGATGAATCCAAAAT GAACAGCTCTAATAAAAGGGAGACCAGTGTTGTAGTGGGTTCACAGAAATCAACTTTGTGGGGAAATCTGAAGTCATTTGCCACTGGCATCATAAATATATGGAAAAAATCTTGA
- the LOC114425232 gene encoding uncharacterized protein LOC114425232 isoform X1, with the protein MAGREVREYTNLSDPKDKKWGKGKDKIDDEDITFQRMVAKMQEVAGERGGYLHGRGALDSDDLLYLKEQMEAEEDAERLLRRTEKRAFAAFKRAASLADSSPASVPLAFRVEPKPKSGIRQQDLLKKVVEIKPKRPRSDANRKPDHDPSKEKEQSLPRTKKVEEQPLSGSKKAEEHAPLGSQEAEAKPKVESSSGGLLGLAYDSSDDDE; encoded by the exons ATGGCAGGAAGAGAAGTTCGTGAATACACCAACCTCAGCGACCCCAAAG ATAAGAAATGGGGCAAGGGGAAAGATAAGATTGACGATGAAGACATTACTTTCCAACGCATGGTTGCAAAG ATGCAAGAGGTTGCTGGGGAGCGCGGAGGTTACCTTCATGGACGAGGCG CCTTGGACAGTGATGATCTACTTTATCTCAAAGAGCAAATGGAAGCCGAGGAGGATGCAGAACGCCTCCTGCGTCGCACTGAAAAACGGGCATTTGCTGCATTTAAG AGAGCTGCAAGTTTAGCAGATTCTTCACCTGCATCAGTACCACTGGCATTTCGGGTTGAGCCAAAGCCCAAAAGTGGGATCAG GCAGCAAGACTTGCTGAAGAAAGTTGTTGAGATTAAACCTAAGCGGCCAAGATCTGATGCAAATCGTAAGCCTGATCACGATCCTTCGAAAGAGAAAGAGCAGTCTTTGCCAAGAACAAAGAAAGTGGAGGAGCAACCTTTGTCTGGATCAAAGAAAGCAGAGGAACATGCTCCATTGGGGTCACAAGAAGCCGAAGCTAAGCCTAAGGTTGAAAGCTCCAGTGGGGGATTACTGGGCCTGGCATATGATAGTTCTGATGATGATGAATGA
- the LOC114368439 gene encoding lysine-rich arabinogalactan protein 18-like produces the protein MVASHPSKAAALAPTTTPPVATPPATTHFAATPPIVTPVSSSSALVPVSSPPALVPVSSPPALAPTTPTLVVAPNAEVPAPKSKKKMKKSKKHTAPAPSSALLSPLTPPMETQGSSQDASSPKKKV, from the coding sequence ATGGTAGCATCTCATCCGTCTAAAGCTGCTGCTCTAGCTCCAACAACCACTCCCCCGGTGGCCACACCTCCTGCGACCACTCATTTTGCGGCTACACCTCCTATTGTGACACCTGTGAGCTCGTCGTCAGCGCTAGTTCCGGTGAGTTCTCCACCAGCGCTTGTTCCAGTGAGCTCTCCCCCTGCATTGGCACCGACAACTCCGACACTCGTGGTAGCACCCAACGCTGAGGTTCCCGCTCCCAAgtcgaagaagaagatgaagaagagtaAGAAGCACACTGCACCAGCACCGTCGTCGGCATTGCTTAGCCCTCTCACTCCTCCGATGGAAACTCAAGGATCAAGCCAGGATGCGTCGTCTCCTAAAAAAAAGGTGTGA
- the LOC114425738 gene encoding uncharacterized protein LOC114425738 isoform X2, giving the protein MRKKLLIETTKGLSFCSNRNFTPKPNHCNFLPSHYLLPLLCFSNRLYSVSYEVCFSVDPLKVQQCGWSHAASVPSEEPEAPKGQKRVPRHERRAMVESFVNNYRAENAGKFPRISDTQKQVGGSYYVIREIIQELEYKSKMNSSNSVKKIFVEKQFDESKLLTTESVNVSSGNIEIANESSVQDDSQSVVLDDKESVNTVYEHLEEKRGPQTSYLERRLSDESNHCIAPESNTVEKFSKEPCPSSLDMPNDIKTEEVVSTYSDSFAPEHSQEERKHSPLFSENDGTGYDKAQGHEYDFVHMENHQNVEKKCIKKADCERREQPDLEDLSRELLHSSLLEPNDVKSREAVSNSSDSVTQERHPLKEEIDQFSASFIEKSVSSCSEGQSHDSKFVDMEKHSAFVKKSFEKRYKRNDQDAVDSLKHKIEQSQRSLEYDESKMNSSNKRETSVVVGSQKSTLWGNLKSFATGIINIWKKS; this is encoded by the exons TATCCTATGAGGTATGCTTTTCTGTTGATCCATTGAAAGTCCAGCAGTGTGGATGGTCACACGCTGCTTCTGTCCCTTCTGAGGAACCGGAAGCCCCAAAAGGTCAAAAAAGGGTTCCAAGACATGAAAGGAGAGCTATGGTGGAGTCTTTTGTGAACAA TTATAGAGCAGAGAATGCTGGGAAATTCCCAAGAATATCAGATACCCAGAAACAAGTTGGTGGCAGTTATTATGTTATCCGGGAAATCATTCAGGAGCTAGAATATAAATCTAAAATGAATTCTTCAAACAGTGTGAAGAAGATTTTTGTGGAAAAGCAATTTGATGAGAGTAAACTACTTACCACTGAATCTGTGAATGTTTCGTCCGGTAATATTGAGATTGCAAATGAAAGCTCTGTCCAAGATGATTCTCAATCAGTAGTTTTAGATGACAAGGAGAGTGTTAACACTGTATATGAGCATCTTGAAGAAAAGAGAGGGCCACAGACTTCCTATTTGGAGAGGAGGTTGTCTGACGAG AGTAATCATTGTATTGCACCTGAAAGTAATACAGTGGAAAAGTTTTCTAAGGAGCCTTGCCCATCAAGTCTCGATATGCCAAATGATATTAAGACTGAGGAAGTTGTCTCTACTTATTCTGATTCTTTTGCACCTGAACATTCTCAAGAGGAAAGAAAACATTCTCCTTTATTTAGTGAAAATGATGGTACTGGTTATGACAAAGCTCAGGgtcatgaatatgattttgttcaTATGGAAAATCATCAAAATGTGGAGAAAAAATGCATTAAGAAAGCAGATTGTGAGAGAAGGGAGCAACCTGACTTGGAAGACCTGTCTAGAGAGCTTTTGCATTCAAGTCTCCTGGAGCCAAATGATGTGAAGAGTCGGGAAGCTGTATCTAATTCTTCTGATTCGGTTACTCAAGAAAGGCACCCACTTAAAGAAGAAATAGACCAATTTTCTgcttcttttattgaaaaatctGTAAGTAGTTGCAGCGAAGGTCAGAGCCATGATTCCAAGTTTGTTGATATGGAAAAGCATTCAGCATTTGTGAAGAAGAGCTTTGAGAAAAGATACAAGAGAAATGACCAAGATGCTGTGGATAGTTTAAAGCATAAAATAGAGCAATCTCAAAGGTCTTTAGAGTATGATGAATCCAAAAT GAACAGCTCTAATAAAAGGGAGACCAGTGTTGTAGTGGGTTCACAGAAATCAACTTTGTGGGGAAATCTGAAGTCATTTGCCACTGGCATCATAAATATATGGAAAAAATCTTGA
- the LOC114425738 gene encoding uncharacterized protein LOC114425738 isoform X1 — protein MRKKLLIETTKGLSFCSNRNFTPKPNHCNFLPSHYLLPLLCFSNRLYSVSYEVCFSVDPLKVQQCGWSHAASVPSEEPEAPKGQKRVPRHERRAMVESFVNNYRAENAGKFPRISDTQKQVGGSYYVIREIIQELEYKSKMNSSNSVKKIFVEKQFDESKLLTTESVNVSSGNIEIANESSVQDDSQSVVLDDKESVNTVYEHLEEKRGPQTSYLERRLSDEVEIMSTPSNHCIAPESNTVEKFSKEPCPSSLDMPNDIKTEEVVSTYSDSFAPEHSQEERKHSPLFSENDGTGYDKAQGHEYDFVHMENHQNVEKKCIKKADCERREQPDLEDLSRELLHSSLLEPNDVKSREAVSNSSDSVTQERHPLKEEIDQFSASFIEKSVSSCSEGQSHDSKFVDMEKHSAFVKKSFEKRYKRNDQDAVDSLKHKIEQSQRSLEYDESKMNSSNKRETSVVVGSQKSTLWGNLKSFATGIINIWKKS, from the exons TATCCTATGAGGTATGCTTTTCTGTTGATCCATTGAAAGTCCAGCAGTGTGGATGGTCACACGCTGCTTCTGTCCCTTCTGAGGAACCGGAAGCCCCAAAAGGTCAAAAAAGGGTTCCAAGACATGAAAGGAGAGCTATGGTGGAGTCTTTTGTGAACAA TTATAGAGCAGAGAATGCTGGGAAATTCCCAAGAATATCAGATACCCAGAAACAAGTTGGTGGCAGTTATTATGTTATCCGGGAAATCATTCAGGAGCTAGAATATAAATCTAAAATGAATTCTTCAAACAGTGTGAAGAAGATTTTTGTGGAAAAGCAATTTGATGAGAGTAAACTACTTACCACTGAATCTGTGAATGTTTCGTCCGGTAATATTGAGATTGCAAATGAAAGCTCTGTCCAAGATGATTCTCAATCAGTAGTTTTAGATGACAAGGAGAGTGTTAACACTGTATATGAGCATCTTGAAGAAAAGAGAGGGCCACAGACTTCCTATTTGGAGAGGAGGTTGTCTGACGAGGTTGAAATTATGTCTACACCA AGTAATCATTGTATTGCACCTGAAAGTAATACAGTGGAAAAGTTTTCTAAGGAGCCTTGCCCATCAAGTCTCGATATGCCAAATGATATTAAGACTGAGGAAGTTGTCTCTACTTATTCTGATTCTTTTGCACCTGAACATTCTCAAGAGGAAAGAAAACATTCTCCTTTATTTAGTGAAAATGATGGTACTGGTTATGACAAAGCTCAGGgtcatgaatatgattttgttcaTATGGAAAATCATCAAAATGTGGAGAAAAAATGCATTAAGAAAGCAGATTGTGAGAGAAGGGAGCAACCTGACTTGGAAGACCTGTCTAGAGAGCTTTTGCATTCAAGTCTCCTGGAGCCAAATGATGTGAAGAGTCGGGAAGCTGTATCTAATTCTTCTGATTCGGTTACTCAAGAAAGGCACCCACTTAAAGAAGAAATAGACCAATTTTCTgcttcttttattgaaaaatctGTAAGTAGTTGCAGCGAAGGTCAGAGCCATGATTCCAAGTTTGTTGATATGGAAAAGCATTCAGCATTTGTGAAGAAGAGCTTTGAGAAAAGATACAAGAGAAATGACCAAGATGCTGTGGATAGTTTAAAGCATAAAATAGAGCAATCTCAAAGGTCTTTAGAGTATGATGAATCCAAAAT GAACAGCTCTAATAAAAGGGAGACCAGTGTTGTAGTGGGTTCACAGAAATCAACTTTGTGGGGAAATCTGAAGTCATTTGCCACTGGCATCATAAATATATGGAAAAAATCTTGA